The Flavobacterium marginilacus genome window below encodes:
- a CDS encoding tetratricopeptide repeat protein gives MKLPFIIESLLLLTIVRGIVVILHELGHAIPAIILTKQKVSIYIGSYGNPKKSINFRIGLLDVWLSYEMLSWKNGLCVPSAENISINKQIIYVLTGPICSSIFATLYLYVALLKGFSDLYLLFALIFFAISILDLFGNLIPDKKPIELFDRTITYNDGYTLSKLFKYRKFPNKYAEAIDLFNKEEYKKSINLFNYFLKMKLKDENIYRLNIIANMQIKNFERAKELFDNFEQEFKLTSDDYSNGGLIYSRLNMNDESLYFYSKSIELNSENVYSLNNKGFTLILLEKYSESIPLFDKAIEVDEFFAYSYNNRGLSKIKTGRINEGLADIEKSIKLDKNNSYSYRNLGIYHFDIGEIEKARELFLKSKELDEDTHMIDELILSTNIS, from the coding sequence ATGAAATTACCTTTTATAATTGAATCACTTCTTTTACTAACAATTGTGAGAGGCATAGTTGTGATTTTACACGAACTTGGACACGCAATTCCAGCAATCATATTAACAAAACAAAAAGTTTCTATATACATCGGCTCATATGGAAATCCAAAGAAAAGTATAAATTTCAGAATTGGACTTTTGGATGTGTGGTTAAGTTATGAAATGCTATCTTGGAAAAATGGTTTGTGTGTTCCATCAGCAGAAAATATTTCAATTAATAAACAAATTATTTATGTTTTAACTGGGCCAATTTGTTCTTCTATTTTTGCCACACTCTATTTGTATGTAGCACTTTTAAAAGGTTTTAGTGATTTATATTTGCTTTTCGCACTAATATTTTTCGCAATCTCAATATTAGATTTATTTGGAAATCTAATACCTGATAAAAAACCAATTGAGTTATTTGACAGAACTATAACTTACAATGATGGTTACACATTATCTAAGCTTTTTAAATACAGAAAATTTCCAAATAAATATGCTGAAGCAATTGATTTATTTAATAAAGAAGAATACAAGAAATCAATAAATCTTTTTAATTACTTTCTAAAGATGAAATTAAAAGATGAAAATATTTATCGATTAAATATCATTGCAAATATGCAAATCAAAAATTTTGAAAGAGCAAAAGAATTATTTGATAATTTTGAGCAAGAATTCAAATTAACTTCGGATGATTATTCAAATGGAGGGCTTATTTATAGTAGACTAAATATGAATGATGAATCCTTATATTTTTATAGTAAATCTATCGAACTAAACTCTGAAAATGTATATTCTTTAAATAACAAAGGTTTTACCTTGATTTTACTCGAAAAATATTCAGAATCAATTCCGCTTTTTGATAAAGCAATTGAAGTTGATGAATTTTTTGCTTATTCTTATAATAACAGAGGTCTTTCGAAAATTAAAACAGGAAGAATTAACGAAGGTTTAGCAGACATAGAAAAGTCTATTAAACTTGACAAAAATAATTCATATTCATATCGAAATCTTGGAATTTACCATTTTGATATTGGGGAAATAGAAAAAGCAAGAGAATTATTTTTGAAATCAAAAGAGTTAGACGAAGATACTCATATGATTGATGAACTAATTTTATCGACAAATATATCGTAG
- the bglX gene encoding beta-glucosidase BglX: MKTTATLILAFASFFAFSQQQTIDQKVETLLKKMTLEEKIGQMNQYTGDNTATGPITINANKQSEIKKGLIGSMLNIMGTKYTRQYQELAMQSRLKIPLLFGLDVIHGYKTTFPIPLAEAASWDLTAIELSARIAAVEAAASGIHWTFAPMVDISRDPRWGRVMEGAGEDTYLGSKIAFSRVKGFQGNLGDVNSVMACVKHFAAYGAAVGGRDYNSVDMSNRMLWETYLPPYKSALDAGAATFMNSFNDLNGIPASANNYLLRDILKGKWNFQGFVVSDWGSIGEMVNHGYVKDNKEAALASITAGSDMDMESNAYRYNLEQLVKENKVPVALIDDAVKRILRKKFELGLFDDPYKFCSPEREQAALNNPEHTKAAREMAAKSIVLLKNERDVLPLSKGLKTIAFIGPMVKPKRDNHGFWAVDVKDVDSTYIVSQWEGLENKVGKRTKILYAKGCGVEDKSKEGFADALNVASQAEVIILSIGENFNKSGEAKSKSNLQLPGVQVELIKELQKTGKPIVILINAGRPLVFDWVADNMPTIVYTWWLGSEAGNAIADVLFGDYNPSGKLPMTFPRTEGQIPIYYNHFNTGRPSVNEDKNYKSAYIDLPTTPKFAFGYGLSYTTFGYSDLKLSKKVMKNNETITVSVNITNTGSVKGEEVVQLYLRDKVGSVVRPIIELKDFQKIALNRGETKTIQFTIDNQKLSFYNNALEFVSEPGDFDIMIGSSSADIRVKDSFELVK, encoded by the coding sequence ATGAAAACAACAGCTACACTAATATTAGCATTCGCTTCTTTTTTTGCTTTTTCACAGCAGCAGACGATAGATCAAAAAGTAGAAACTTTACTGAAGAAAATGACTCTGGAAGAAAAAATCGGTCAGATGAATCAATATACAGGTGACAATACTGCTACGGGTCCGATTACTATTAATGCCAATAAACAAAGCGAAATCAAGAAAGGATTAATTGGTTCGATGCTGAATATTATGGGTACAAAATACACGAGACAATACCAAGAATTAGCAATGCAGTCCCGACTGAAAATTCCATTGTTATTTGGTTTGGATGTCATTCATGGTTACAAAACGACTTTCCCAATTCCGTTGGCCGAAGCGGCAAGCTGGGATTTGACAGCGATTGAACTTTCGGCCAGAATCGCTGCTGTCGAAGCGGCGGCTTCTGGAATTCACTGGACATTTGCGCCGATGGTTGATATTTCTCGTGACCCGCGCTGGGGCAGAGTGATGGAAGGTGCTGGGGAAGACACCTACTTGGGATCCAAAATTGCTTTTTCAAGAGTTAAGGGATTTCAGGGAAATTTGGGTGATGTGAATTCGGTTATGGCCTGTGTAAAACATTTTGCAGCTTATGGAGCAGCCGTTGGCGGACGCGACTACAATTCGGTTGATATGAGTAACAGAATGCTTTGGGAAACTTATCTGCCTCCTTACAAATCAGCACTTGATGCAGGAGCAGCTACGTTTATGAATTCGTTTAACGATCTTAACGGAATACCGGCAAGCGCTAATAATTATTTACTTAGAGATATTCTGAAAGGTAAATGGAACTTTCAGGGATTTGTAGTTTCCGACTGGGGTTCTATTGGTGAAATGGTAAATCACGGATATGTAAAAGACAACAAGGAAGCTGCTCTTGCATCTATAACTGCAGGAAGTGATATGGATATGGAAAGCAATGCCTATCGATATAATTTGGAGCAATTGGTAAAAGAAAATAAAGTGCCGGTAGCTTTAATCGACGATGCGGTAAAAAGAATTTTGCGCAAGAAATTTGAATTGGGACTTTTTGATGATCCATATAAATTCTGCAGTCCGGAAAGAGAGCAGGCTGCATTAAATAATCCCGAACATACAAAAGCAGCTAGAGAAATGGCGGCAAAAAGTATTGTGCTGCTAAAAAATGAAAGAGATGTGCTGCCGCTTTCGAAAGGGCTGAAAACTATCGCATTTATTGGGCCAATGGTTAAGCCCAAAAGAGACAACCACGGATTTTGGGCAGTAGATGTAAAAGATGTGGATTCGACTTATATTGTTTCTCAATGGGAAGGCTTGGAAAACAAAGTAGGCAAAAGAACTAAAATTTTATATGCCAAAGGCTGCGGTGTTGAAGACAAAAGCAAAGAAGGTTTTGCAGATGCACTGAATGTTGCCAGCCAGGCTGAAGTTATTATTTTAAGCATAGGTGAGAATTTCAATAAAAGCGGCGAAGCCAAAAGTAAAAGCAATTTACAGCTGCCAGGCGTTCAGGTGGAATTGATTAAAGAACTTCAAAAAACGGGGAAACCAATTGTTATTCTGATTAATGCAGGAAGACCGCTGGTTTTTGACTGGGTTGCTGATAATATGCCGACAATTGTTTACACTTGGTGGCTGGGATCAGAAGCAGGTAATGCGATTGCCGATGTGCTTTTTGGCGATTATAATCCGTCTGGAAAACTGCCAATGACTTTTCCTAGAACAGAAGGACAGATTCCAATTTATTACAATCATTTCAATACAGGAAGACCTTCTGTAAATGAAGATAAAAACTATAAATCAGCTTATATTGATTTGCCAACTACGCCTAAATTTGCATTTGGATACGGTTTAAGTTATACAACTTTTGGATATTCAGATTTGAAGCTTTCCAAAAAAGTAATGAAGAATAACGAAACCATTACAGTTTCAGTAAACATAACCAATACAGGAAGCGTAAAGGGAGAGGAAGTTGTTCAGTTGTATTTGAGAGACAAAGTTGGGTCTGTGGTGCGCCCGATAATCGAGTTAAAAGATTTTCAGAAAATAGCATTAAACCGCGGAGAAACCAAAACCATTCAGTTTACAATAGACAATCAAAAATTGTCATTTTATAACAATGCATTAGAATTTGTTTCAGAACCAGGCGATTTTGATATAATGATAGGTTCCTCTTCTGCAGATATTCGTGTGAAAGACAGCTTTGAATTAGTAAAATAA
- a CDS encoding ankyrin repeat domain-containing protein: MKKSIVYLGVALITATGVLSASNQYSFSNGLHKTEYTETVSPLSIAICKGDLNSVKKFIEYGTDINEVSNGMTPLMVAARYNKTEIIKFLLSKGAVSTAKDKNGFTALKFAELSNAHEAAELLKK, from the coding sequence ATGAAAAAATCAATCGTTTATTTAGGAGTAGCTTTAATCACAGCAACAGGTGTTTTATCAGCATCAAATCAGTATTCATTTTCAAATGGTTTACATAAAACCGAATACACAGAAACAGTTTCTCCCTTGAGTATTGCTATCTGTAAAGGAGATTTAAACAGTGTCAAAAAGTTTATCGAATATGGTACAGATATAAATGAAGTTTCAAACGGAATGACTCCTTTAATGGTCGCAGCCCGTTATAACAAAACCGAAATCATTAAATTTTTATTATCAAAAGGTGCCGTTTCTACTGCAAAAGACAAAAATGGGTTTACTGCTTTAAAATTTGCAGAACTATCTAATGCTCACGAAGCTGCCGAACTTTTAAAAAAATAA
- a CDS encoding FAD-dependent oxidoreductase, with protein MKNTAGNWTICEECQGRGQKRQRLSKKVKLRYQTAVDQFEKTKEGTFPVRPKGHLYPCLNCNGSGLLPAASSPVPNKENYPHVAIIGGGIGGVALAVACLHRGIPFTLFERDTHFEARSQGYGLTLQQASKAIEGLGIFSLEEGVVSTRHLVHTTEGKVIGEWGVRKWIQSDSKTSQKRSNVHIARQSLRLALLEQLGGHNAVQWGHLLVDLKQSEGEGVDLSFLVKGEIKNCSADLVVGADGIRSSVRKLLIGEEIAPLRYLGCIVILGICPLQALEDNSSSLLDSATVFQTANGHERIYMMPYTSDSVMWQLSFPMTEEEARTLSAKGTQALKEEACRRTQWHDPIPQILEATLETQISGYPVYDRQLLKPELLKKAGQVTLIGDAAHPMSPFKGQGANQALLDALMLARTITRECRPLSQWRKAGIRESVLTEFEAEMLKRSAVKVKDSADAAEFLHSEIVLHEGDEPRGRCLKKK; from the coding sequence ATGAAAAATACAGCTGGGAACTGGACTATTTGTGAGGAATGTCAGGGGCGTGGGCAAAAAAGACAAAGACTCAGCAAGAAAGTGAAACTTCGTTACCAGACGGCCGTCGATCAATTTGAAAAAACGAAAGAAGGTACCTTTCCAGTTCGTCCCAAGGGGCATTTATACCCATGTTTGAATTGTAACGGATCTGGTTTGCTTCCTGCTGCCAGCAGTCCTGTACCCAATAAAGAAAATTACCCGCATGTTGCAATTATTGGAGGAGGCATAGGAGGCGTGGCACTGGCTGTCGCTTGTTTGCACAGAGGAATTCCATTTACTTTATTTGAGCGTGATACTCATTTCGAAGCCCGGTCACAAGGCTACGGACTTACTTTGCAGCAAGCCAGTAAAGCGATTGAAGGACTGGGGATTTTTTCATTAGAAGAAGGAGTGGTTTCAACAAGGCATTTGGTACATACTACAGAAGGAAAAGTGATTGGGGAATGGGGAGTCCGAAAGTGGATACAGTCAGATTCGAAAACATCTCAGAAAAGATCAAATGTGCATATCGCACGGCAGTCCTTGCGTTTAGCTTTACTGGAACAGCTTGGAGGGCATAATGCAGTACAGTGGGGACATCTGCTAGTGGATTTGAAACAATCGGAGGGAGAAGGCGTTGATTTAAGTTTTTTGGTAAAAGGCGAAATAAAAAATTGCAGTGCAGATCTTGTGGTAGGGGCTGACGGTATCCGCAGTTCCGTGCGAAAACTGCTGATTGGCGAGGAAATTGCTCCTTTGCGTTACCTTGGCTGTATTGTAATATTGGGTATTTGTCCTTTGCAGGCTTTGGAAGATAATAGCAGTTCTTTACTGGACTCGGCAACTGTATTTCAAACGGCTAATGGTCATGAAAGGATTTACATGATGCCTTATACATCAGATTCGGTGATGTGGCAGCTTAGTTTTCCAATGACCGAAGAAGAAGCCAGGACATTAAGTGCAAAAGGCACTCAGGCACTCAAGGAAGAAGCATGCCGCAGAACCCAGTGGCACGATCCCATACCACAGATATTAGAGGCTACATTAGAAACTCAGATTTCAGGTTATCCGGTATATGACCGGCAATTACTAAAGCCAGAATTGCTGAAGAAAGCAGGACAGGTTACACTAATTGGCGATGCTGCCCACCCAATGAGTCCATTCAAAGGACAGGGAGCAAATCAGGCCTTACTGGATGCGCTCATGCTGGCTCGGACAATCACAAGAGAATGCCGGCCTTTATCGCAATGGAGGAAAGCGGGTATTAGAGAAAGTGTTCTGACGGAATTTGAAGCAGAAATGTTAAAGCGAAGTGCTGTCAAAGTAAAAGATTCAGCCGATGCAGCAGAGTTCCTGCATTCCGAAATTGTGCTTCATGAGGGTGATGAGCCGAGAGGGCGGTGTTTAAAGAAAAAATGA
- a CDS encoding cellulase family glycosylhydrolase yields MKKIIVISFLCIAAASFGQGFLHRDGQNIVDGNGKNIVLRGLGLGGWMVQEGYMIQTGGFAGSQYKIKQKITDLIGKEATDEFYKAYKTNGITKRDIDSLAAWGFNSIRLPMHYNLYTPAIENEKDGQITWLEEGFKMTDDLVKWCAASKIHLILDLHAAPGGQGKDAAISDYDDSKPSLWESTANQDKMTAFWEKLAERYKDNPWIGGYDIINEPNWNFTEANINGCDEALNAPLRALQLRITKAIRAIDTNHLIIIEGNCWGNNYNGIFPLWDENMALSFHKYWNKNDTASIQTMLNYRTQYNVPIWLGESGENSNVWFEEAISLMESNNIGWAFWPMKKIENLAGVTSVTKPAGYDKLLDYWKKGGEKPKTDFAKKVLMQMAANYKMEHLTIRQDVIDAMFRQVQTNDTKKYKNHQLPGRVYATEFDLGQNGYAYSDNDVANYNGTKFTQWNKGGKMRNDGVDIESCKDINTNGFQVSFIEDKEWLQFTADVKEEGSFDVEIRYSSEKAGGKLYLEQDNVRISESIVLPVSGGLKTWKTVLLKNVILKKGINKIRVNFEGGNFNLNFLEFKKH; encoded by the coding sequence ATGAAAAAAATAATAGTAATTTCTTTTTTGTGCATTGCCGCCGCTTCATTCGGTCAGGGTTTCCTGCATAGAGACGGACAAAACATTGTAGACGGAAACGGTAAAAATATTGTTTTGCGCGGTTTAGGACTTGGTGGCTGGATGGTACAGGAAGGATATATGATTCAAACTGGAGGATTCGCTGGATCACAATACAAAATTAAACAAAAAATTACCGATTTAATTGGTAAGGAAGCCACCGATGAATTCTATAAAGCATACAAAACAAACGGAATCACAAAGAGAGATATTGATTCTTTGGCAGCTTGGGGATTTAACTCTATTCGTCTGCCAATGCATTACAACTTATACACTCCTGCTATTGAGAATGAGAAAGACGGGCAGATTACCTGGTTAGAAGAAGGTTTTAAAATGACCGATGATTTAGTAAAATGGTGCGCTGCCAGCAAAATACATTTAATCTTAGATTTGCATGCTGCTCCTGGAGGCCAAGGGAAAGATGCTGCAATATCCGACTACGATGATTCAAAACCATCACTTTGGGAGAGTACTGCAAATCAAGATAAAATGACAGCATTTTGGGAGAAATTAGCAGAACGTTACAAAGACAATCCATGGATTGGGGGCTATGATATTATCAATGAACCCAATTGGAATTTCACAGAAGCCAATATAAACGGCTGTGATGAAGCTTTAAACGCTCCTTTGAGAGCACTGCAGCTTAGAATTACAAAAGCTATTAGAGCTATTGATACCAATCATTTAATTATCATTGAAGGAAATTGCTGGGGGAATAACTACAATGGAATATTCCCGCTTTGGGACGAAAACATGGCACTGAGTTTTCATAAGTATTGGAATAAAAATGATACGGCTTCAATTCAGACTATGCTGAATTACAGAACACAATACAATGTGCCGATTTGGTTAGGCGAAAGCGGAGAAAACTCTAATGTATGGTTTGAAGAAGCCATTTCATTAATGGAATCCAATAACATCGGCTGGGCTTTTTGGCCAATGAAAAAAATTGAGAATTTAGCAGGAGTAACTTCGGTAACAAAACCGGCTGGTTATGACAAGCTGCTGGATTATTGGAAAAAAGGAGGTGAAAAACCAAAAACAGATTTTGCCAAAAAAGTACTGATGCAAATGGCTGCCAATTATAAAATGGAGCATTTAACTATCAGACAGGATGTAATTGATGCTATGTTCAGACAGGTACAGACAAATGATACCAAAAAATATAAAAATCATCAGCTTCCAGGAAGAGTATATGCGACTGAGTTTGATTTAGGCCAAAACGGATATGCATACTCGGATAATGATGTGGCGAATTATAACGGAACTAAATTCACGCAATGGAATAAAGGAGGGAAAATGAGAAATGACGGAGTTGATATTGAATCCTGCAAGGATATAAACACCAACGGTTTTCAAGTCTCTTTTATCGAAGATAAAGAATGGTTACAGTTTACAGCTGATGTAAAAGAAGAAGGCAGTTTTGATGTCGAAATTCGATATTCCAGCGAGAAAGCGGGCGGAAAATTGTATTTGGAACAAGATAATGTGAGAATCTCAGAATCAATCGTTCTTCCTGTTTCGGGAGGATTAAAAACTTGGAAAACTGTTTTGCTTAAAAATGTTATTCTTAAGAAAGGCATAAATAAAATTCGTGTTAACTTTGAAGGAGGAAATTTTAATCTTAATTTTCTGGAATTTAAAAAGCACTAA
- a CDS encoding FecR family protein, whose amino-acid sequence MGKQYRHLFKRYSEGKSSEKEARAVNTYFSKIQEYGIKESNIDTDAVGQRILFRIEKKLGQKKMTNFYRMIASVAAIILLGTLWLTFNSVFNTNHYITVAAKFGEQKKMMLPDSSIVYLNSGSSIIYPEHFGENSRAVSLKGEAYFEVMHKEKHPFIISSNHFKTQVLGTRFIVTNYEKGIPSVTVVSGKVQVTDLHSSNSEIITKNQRVIYDDKTGSLVRYNTIESSDYLAWKDGRVFFDHANIDQVLLTLQRKYNVVLKLDSPLYQCNTISGNFSGNNIEKILNAIRFINDMDFVITKKDTINIRLKPCKN is encoded by the coding sequence ATGGGTAAACAATACAGGCATCTTTTTAAAAGATACAGCGAAGGCAAATCTTCAGAAAAAGAAGCAAGAGCGGTAAATACTTATTTTTCCAAAATACAAGAGTATGGTATTAAGGAATCCAATATTGATACTGATGCTGTGGGACAGCGTATCCTATTTAGAATTGAAAAAAAATTAGGACAAAAAAAGATGACCAATTTTTACAGAATGATTGCATCTGTAGCAGCTATTATTCTTTTGGGAACTTTGTGGCTTACTTTCAATTCTGTTTTTAATACCAACCACTATATTACTGTTGCTGCCAAATTTGGTGAACAAAAAAAAATGATGCTGCCCGATTCGTCAATTGTTTACTTAAATTCTGGGAGCAGTATTATCTATCCTGAACATTTCGGAGAAAATTCAAGAGCTGTCAGCTTGAAAGGAGAAGCTTACTTTGAGGTAATGCATAAAGAAAAACATCCCTTTATAATTTCATCCAATCATTTTAAAACTCAGGTTTTAGGAACTCGATTTATCGTAACAAATTACGAAAAAGGGATTCCTTCGGTAACGGTAGTGTCTGGAAAGGTTCAGGTTACAGATCTGCATTCTTCAAATTCAGAGATTATTACTAAAAATCAAAGGGTTATTTATGATGATAAGACAGGTTCTTTAGTTAGATACAATACTATAGAATCTTCAGATTATTTGGCATGGAAAGACGGCAGGGTCTTTTTTGATCATGCCAATATAGATCAAGTACTGCTGACACTTCAAAGAAAGTACAATGTTGTTTTAAAACTAGATTCACCTCTTTATCAGTGCAATACCATTAGTGGTAATTTCTCTGGAAATAATATAGAAAAAATCTTAAATGCTATTCGTTTCATTAACGATATGGATTTTGTTATAACCAAAAAGGACACTATAAATATAAGACTTAAACCCTGTAAAAACTGA
- a CDS encoding glycoside hydrolase family 30 protein, whose product MKKITTTALALASFFVFAQQKNKAAVNSFSAKDKTVTVYTTAESTNLRLSKTDDLKFSELKQPTERQVCVFVNPDQTFQSLLGIGGAITDASAEVFAKLSKEKQQEFLNAYYSAEKGIGYSLARTTIHSSDFASGSYTYINEGDTELKSFSIEHDREFKIPLIKKATETAGGKIILYASPWSPPAFMKSNKNMLKGGTLLPEFFQPWADYYTKFVKAYEKEGMPIWGITLQNEPMAVQKWESCVYSAEAERDFLKNYLGPTMKKEGLGNKKIIVWDHNRDLMLQRANIIFNDPEASKYAWGIGFHWYETWAGGDQMFENVGKVHEAFPNKNVMFTEGCIEKFDAAKYQFWANGERYGSSMIHDFNNGTVGWTDWNILLDEKGGPNHVGNFCFAPIHADTKTGELIYTPSYYYIGHFSKFIRPEAKRVNSAVSRSSLLSTSFLNKDGKMVTVVMNQSDAAVIYNLCIGTQAAEVTILPNAIQTLVY is encoded by the coding sequence TTGAGATTGTCTAAAACAGATGATCTTAAATTTTCAGAACTGAAGCAGCCTACAGAAAGACAGGTTTGTGTTTTTGTAAATCCTGACCAGACTTTTCAGTCCTTACTTGGAATTGGCGGAGCAATAACGGATGCAAGTGCTGAGGTTTTTGCTAAACTGTCCAAAGAAAAACAGCAGGAATTCCTGAACGCATATTACAGTGCCGAAAAAGGGATCGGCTATTCATTGGCACGAACCACAATTCACAGTTCCGATTTTGCTTCTGGGAGTTATACTTATATAAATGAAGGTGATACTGAATTGAAAAGTTTTTCTATCGAACATGATAGAGAATTTAAAATACCGCTGATAAAAAAAGCAACGGAGACTGCAGGCGGAAAAATAATTCTATATGCAAGTCCGTGGAGTCCTCCTGCTTTTATGAAAAGCAATAAAAATATGCTGAAAGGCGGAACACTGCTGCCTGAGTTTTTTCAGCCTTGGGCAGACTATTATACAAAGTTTGTAAAAGCGTATGAAAAAGAAGGAATGCCGATATGGGGAATCACTCTGCAGAACGAACCAATGGCAGTACAAAAATGGGAATCATGTGTTTATTCTGCTGAAGCCGAAAGAGATTTTCTAAAAAATTATCTTGGACCAACTATGAAAAAAGAAGGACTGGGAAACAAAAAAATAATTGTTTGGGATCACAACCGTGATTTGATGCTGCAGAGAGCCAATATTATTTTCAATGATCCCGAAGCTTCAAAATATGCCTGGGGAATTGGATTTCATTGGTATGAAACATGGGCTGGAGGCGACCAGATGTTTGAAAATGTGGGGAAAGTTCATGAAGCATTCCCAAATAAAAACGTAATGTTTACAGAAGGCTGTATAGAGAAATTTGATGCTGCTAAATATCAATTCTGGGCCAATGGAGAACGTTATGGATCATCAATGATTCATGATTTTAATAACGGAACAGTGGGCTGGACAGACTGGAATATTCTTTTGGACGAAAAAGGAGGACCTAATCATGTGGGGAATTTTTGTTTTGCACCAATCCATGCTGATACTAAAACGGGAGAATTAATTTATACTCCGTCTTATTATTATATAGGACATTTTTCAAAATTTATTCGCCCTGAAGCCAAAAGAGTAAATTCTGCAGTGAGCAGAAGCAGTCTCTTGAGTACTTCATTCTTGAACAAAGACGGAAAAATGGTAACCGTTGTAATGAACCAGAGTGATGCAGCGGTAATCTATAATCTGTGTATAGGAACGCAGGCTGCTGAGGTTACGATTTTGCCTAATGCAATACAGACTCTGGTGTATTAA
- a CDS encoding RNA polymerase sigma factor gives MKDKQSAEDIIQEIFIDFWLRMNETDIQNFTAYLFQAVRNQCAKKLKSKKLTAFELEIFEEVLQLIEEEPAIELSKELLIEEVKQKACEILPKKCLDIFTLRFYDNMTIKEIAEQKNLSISTVENQINKALKLLKAGDNYRIKLLGLLIVCSSL, from the coding sequence ATGAAGGATAAACAATCGGCTGAAGATATTATTCAAGAGATATTTATCGATTTTTGGCTGCGAATGAATGAAACTGATATACAAAATTTTACCGCTTATTTATTTCAGGCTGTTAGAAATCAGTGTGCAAAAAAGCTTAAGTCCAAAAAATTAACAGCTTTTGAGCTAGAGATTTTTGAAGAAGTGTTACAGTTAATTGAAGAAGAACCAGCCATTGAACTTTCAAAAGAACTATTAATCGAGGAAGTGAAACAAAAGGCTTGTGAAATTTTACCTAAAAAATGCCTTGATATTTTTACGCTTAGATTTTATGATAATATGACCATTAAAGAAATTGCGGAACAAAAGAATTTATCGATCAGTACTGTTGAAAATCAGATAAATAAAGCTCTTAAATTATTGAAGGCTGGGGATAATTACCGCATTAAATTATTAGGCCTGCTTATTGTCTGTTCTTCGCTGTAA